The segment TGGCACTCTCACTTATCGCAGCCAGaccaatactttagccattatTGAAAGTGGAGGTGGGATATTACGGAATGTTTCCAGCTTGATAGCTACAAATGAGGACCACAGGTAAATACAGAGTTTATTGttacttttaaatgaatttgTAAGATTCATATCTTCAGAAAGACTTAACTGAGCAGTGTTTTGTGTAATTATGCAAGTTCTGACCCAAATTACACTTACGACAATGAAACTATTAATACCTGATTTATTCATTAACATTTATGCTAATAAAAGTTCATAGTATCACAAAGATGTCTAAAAATAAACCAGTGATACTTGAGAGATATAACCCATGTgtagaataaaaaatgaaagccatAAATACAACAGAGAACAAAATCCTTTCCTATATGTAGTATGGATTAAGGGAATATgaggttataaaaaaaaaaaaaaaaaaaaactgtggttaTGATCCAGAAAGTACAATGATTCACATTTTTCTAGTGGAGCCATAACATCAGTAATCAAAATGTTTTTCAGCCAGCAGCCATTCATCCAATTTATTAGAACTGTGAAACCTAACAGAGCACCTCAGATGCAAGGCATACCTTTTCACAACTTGAGCTTTGTATTATCTCAACAAAAATACAGTATCTTTcacagtgtatttatttattttatcctgtATTGTTCCTGtctcatttcaaaaaaaaaaaactatggggTACTTGTAGTAAAAGGGCTTTGTAAAGAATGTAAACATCTTTTCTGTAAGTTTTTGATGCACAAACTACAAGGCTTACCGCCCTTTCCTCTTCTCATGGAAGAACTCTTAAACTCAGTAAGCACTCAGGTGTCTACTGGACTGCTGAGAGAGCTGCCATTGCTAAAGCTTATTGTACCTTTTTGCCTATCAGTTTTAAAGCCCACTAGAGTTGACTATGCTCTCATTAAACTTCATTTTACCATGCATTAAATAAGCCGTAGCTCTTCCGATCCTAACATTCATTACGCTCTCAACTCTTGTTTTTATACttacttttaaatgttttgaaaactttcactttatttttagaaaaactacACACACAATTTTCCCAAGACCACTTACAAGGGGGAATATCAGTATTACAAATTCAAACCAGAGAGAGATTATCTAAAAGTCATTTTGCTGCCCTGAGCTTACAGTGTGTTCCCTGACTTTGTAAAGATCTATTAATTCATTCTTCTCTCTACCTCTTCTGAGATGTCTCTGTTGTCAAGATTGTGGAACCCACCCAGATGTTAAATTACCACAGAGTCCCTGTTCAGctttcataatatatttatacTCAGTAAACTGAGAAACTCTGTCACTatgtaaagtaaatatatatttgctcaagaaaaatttttaaagctgttAGGTCAGAATAGGAAATGCAGAATTGATGAAACTGAACATTTTTACCTTTTAGTCTGATAGATGAGTCCTgtaaaacaataaacattaaaTGAACTAAGGTAGAACAAAAGGAGATGGGCAGTGCttgaaatttataatataattcGGTGTAGTTTTATTTTGCCAGTTGTTACAAGTTTTAGCGGTTACCTTTAGATTTAAatttgttctctttccttttatttgtacTGCAAACAGATATTTACCTTACTTTTGTaatatcttgtttttatttcaggcAAATCCTAAGAGAGAATAATTGCTTACAGACCTTATTACAACACTTGAAATCTCACAGTTTGACAATAGTCAGCAATGCATGCGGAACCTTGTGGAATCTCTCAGCAAGAAACCCTAAAGACCAGGAAGCATTGTGGGACATGGGAGCGGTCAGCATGCTCAAGAACCTCATTCATTCAAAGCACAAGATGATTGCTATGGGAAGTGCTGCAGCTTTAAGGaatctcatggcaaatagacctGCAAAGTATAAAGATGCCAATATCATGTCTCCTGGTTCAAGTTTGCCTTCTCTACATGTCAGGAAACAAAAGGCCCTggaagcagaattagatgctCAGCATTTATCAGAAACTTTTGACAATATTGACAATTTAAGTCCCAAGGCCTCTCATCGTAGTAAGCAGAGACACAAGCAAAATCTCTATGGTGACTATGTTTTTGACACCAATCGACATGATGATAACAGGTCAGAGAATTTTAATACTGGAAACATGACTGTCCTATCACCATACTTAAACACTACAGTATTGCCCAGCTCTTCTTCATCAAGGGGAAGTTTAGACAGCTCTCGTTCTGAGAAAGATAGAAGTTTGGAGAGAGAACGAGGTATTAGCCTAGGCAACTATCACCCAGCAACAGAAAATCCAGGAACCTCTTCAAAGCGAGGTTTGCAGATTTCTACCACTGCAGCCCAGATTGCCAAAGTCATGGAAGAAGTATCAGCTATTCATACCTCTCAGGAAGACAGAAGTTCTGGGTCTACCACAGAACTACACTGTGGGACAGATGAGAGGAATGCACTAAGAAGAAGCTCTACcacccacacacatgcaaacacgtACAACTTTACCAagtcagaaaactcaaacagaacATGTCCGATACCATATGCCAAAGTAGAATATAAGAGATCTTCAAATGATAGTTTAAATAGTGTCAGCAGTAGTGATGGTTATGGTAAAAGAGGTCAGATGAAGCCTTCAATTGAATCCTATTCTGAAGATGATGAAAGTAAATTTTGCAGCTATGGTCAGTATCCAGCTGACCTAGCCCATAAAATACACAGTGCAAATCATATGGATGATAATGATGGAGAACTAGATACACCAATAAATTACAGTCTTAAATATTCCGATGAACAGTTGAACTCTGGGAGGCAGAGCCCTTCACAGAATGAAAGATGGGCAAGACCCAAACATATACTAGAAGatgaaataaaaccaaatgagCAGAGACAATCAAGGAGTCAAAGCACAGCTTATCCCGTGTATCCTGAGAGCACTGACGATAAACACCTCAAGTTCCAACCACACTTTGGGCAGCAAGAATGTGTTTCCCCATACAGGTCAAGAGCAGCCAATGGATCTGAAACAAATCGAGTAGGCTCTAATCATGGAATTAGTCAAAATGTGAACCAGTCTTTGTGTCAAGAAGATGACTATGAAGACGATAAACCAACCAACTATAGTGAACGTTACTCTGAGGAAGGGCAGCACGAGGAAGAAGAGAGGCCAACCAATTACAGCATAAAATACAGTGAAGAAAAACATCACGTGGATCAGCCTATTGATTATAGTTTAAAATACACCACAGACATTTCTTCTTCACAGAAACCAGCATTTTCATTCTCAAAGAATTCATCTGGACAGAGCACAAAAACTGAACACATCTCTTCAAGCAGCGAGAATACGTCCACAACTTCATCTAATGCCAAGAGGCAGAATCAGCTGCATCCAAGCTCAGCACAGAGCAGAAGTGGTCAGACCCCAAAAGCCACCTCTTCTTCTTGCAAAGTCCCCTCTATCAACCAAGAAACAATACAGACTTACTGTGTAGAAGATACCCCAATATGCTTTTCAAGATGCAGTTCATTATCGTCTTTGTCATCTGCTGAAGATGAAGTAGGGTGTGATCAGACAACACAAGAAGCAGAGTCTGCTAACACTCTGCAAATAGCCGAAATCAAGGACAACAGCGGACCTAGGTCAAATGAAGATTCTGTGAGTAAAGTTCCAGCAGGGTCACAGCACATTAGAACCAAATCCAGCAGACTCCAGGCTTCTGGTCTGTCTTCAGAGTCAGCCAGGCACAAAGCTGTTGAATTTTCTTCAGGGGCCAAATCTCCTTCCAAGAGCGGTGCTCAGACACCCAAAAGTCCACCAGAGCACTACGTTCAGGAGACCCCACTCATGTTTAGCAGATGTACTTCGGTCAGTTCACTCGACAGTTTTGAGAGTCGCTCGATTGCCAGCTCTGTTCAGAGTGAACCCTGCAGTGGAATGGTAAGCGGCATCATAAGCCCCAGTGACCTCCCAGATAGCCCTGGACAAACCATGCCGCCAAGCAGAAGCAAAACCCCGCCACCGCCGCCTCCGCCTCCTCCTCAGACAGTTCAAACGAAGCAGGAAGTACCTAAAAATAAAGCACCTAGTGctgaaaagagagaaagtggACCCAAGCAAGCTGCTGTAAATGCTGCAGTACAAAGGGTCCAGGTTCTTCCAGAGGCTGATACTCTGTTACATTTTGCCACAGAGAGTACTCCTGATGGATTTTCTTGTTCATCTAGCCTGAGCGCTCTGAGCCTTGATGAGCCATTTATTCAGAAAGATGTAGAACTAAGAATAATGCCTCCAGTTCAGGAAAATGACAATGGGAATGAAACAGAAAGTGAGCAGCCTGAAGAATCAAATGAAAACCAggaaaaagaggcagaaaaacCCACTGATTCTGAAAAAGATCTTTTAGATGAGTCAGATGATGATGATATTGAAATACTAGAAGAGTGTATAATTTCTGCCATGCCAACAAAATCTTCACGCAAAGCCAAAAAACCAGCCCAGACTACTTCGAAATTACCTCCACCTGTGGCAAGGAAACCAAGTCAGCTCCCTGTATACAAACTTCTGCCATCGCAAAACAGGTTACAGGCACAAAAGCATGTTAGTTTTACACAAGGAGATGATATGCCACGGGTGTATTGTGTAGAAGGGACACCTATAAACTTTTCCACAGCTACATCTCTGAGTGATCTAACGATAGAATCCCCTCCAAATGAGTtagctgctggagaaggggttAGAGCAGGGGCACAGTCAAGTGAATTTGAAAAAAGAGATACCATTCCTACTGAAGGCAGAAGTACAGATGAGGCTCAACGAGGGAAAGCCTCATCCGTCACTGTACCTGAACTGGATGACAACAAAACAGAAGAAGGTGATATTCTTGCAGAATGCATTAATTCTGCCATGCCCAAAGGAAAAAGTCACAAGCCTTTCCGTGTGAAAAAGATTATGGACCAGGTCCAGCAAGCATCTATGTCTTCATCTGGAATTAACAAAAATCAATTAGATGGTAAGACAAAGAAACCTACTTCACCAGTAAAACCTATAccacaaaatactgagtataggaCACGTGTAAGAAAAAATACAgactcaaaaaataatttaaatgccgAAAGAAATTTCTCGGAAAACAAAGACTCAAAGAAACAGCACTTGAAAAATAATTCCAAGGACTTCAATGATAAACTGCCAAATAATGAAGACAGAGTCAGAGGAAGTTTTACTTTTGATTCACCTCATCATTACACGCCCATTGAAGgcactccatactgtttttcacgaAATGACTCTTTGAGTTCTCTAgattttgatgatgatgatgttgaccTTTCTAGGGAAAAGGCTGAATTAAGAAaggggaaggaaaataaagaatcaGAAGCTAAAGTGACCAACCACACAGAACTAACCTCAAACCAACAATCAGCTAGTAAGACACCAGCTGTTACAAAGCAGCCAATAAATAGAGGTCAGTCTAAACCCATGCTGCAGAAGCAGTCCACTTTTCCCCAGTCTTCCAAAGATATACCAGACAGAGGGGCAGCAACAGATGAGAAATTACAGAATTTCGCTATTGAAAATACTCCAGTTTGCTTTTCTCGAAATTCCTCTCTAAGCTCTCTTAGTGACATTGatcaagaaaacaacaacaacaaggaaaatGAACCTATCAAAGAGACAGAGCCCCCTGCCTCACAGGGAGAACCAGGTAAACCCCAGGCCTCAGGTTATGCTCCTAAATCATTTCACGTGGAAGACACCCCTGTTTGTTTCTCAAGAAACAGTTCTCTCAGTTCTCTTAGTATTGATTCTGAAGATGACCTGTTGCAGGAATGTATAAGTTCTGcaatgccaaaaaagaaaaagccttccAGGCTCAAGCCTGATAATGAAAAGCATAGTCCCAGAAATATGGGTGGCATATTAGCAGAAGATTTGACACTCGATTTGAAAGATATACAGAGACCAGATTCAGAACATGGTTTATCCCCAGATTCAGAAAATTTTGATTGGAAAGCTATTCAGGAAGGTGCAAATTCCATAGTAAGTAGTTTACATCAAGCTGCTGCCGCTGCATGTTTATCTCGACAAGCTTCATCTGATTCAGATTCCATCCTTTCACTGAAATCGGGCATCTCTCTGGGATCACCATTTCATCTTACACCTGATCAAGAAGAAAAACCCTTTACAAGTAATAAAGGCCCACGAATTCTAAAACCTGGGGAGAAAAGTACATTGGAAACTAAAAAAATAGAATctgaaaataaaggaataaaaggagGCAAAAAGGTTTATAAAAGTTTGATTACTGGAAAAGTTCGATCTAACTCGGAAATTTCGAGCCAAATGAAACAACCGCTTCAAACAAACATGCCTTCAATCTCTCGAGGTAGGACAATGATTCATATTCCAGGAGTTCGGAATAGCTCTTCAAGTACAAGTCCAGTGTCTAAAAAAGGCCCGCCCCTCAAGACTCCAGCCTCCAAAAGCCCTAGTGAAGGTCAGCCGGCTACCACCTCTCCCAGAGGAACCAAGCCATCAGTGAAGTCAGAATTAAGCCCTGTTACAAGGCAGGCATCCCAGACAGTGGGATCAAACAAAGCACCTTCTAGATCAGGATCTAGAGATTCCACTCCTTCAAGACCTGCCCAGCAACCATTAAGTAGACCAATGCAGTCTCCAGGGCGAAACTCAATCTCTCCTGGTAGAAATGGAATAAGTCCCCCTAACAAATTATCTCAACTACCAAGGACGTCATCCCCTAGTACTGCTTCAACTAAGTCCTCAGGTTCTGGGAAAATGTCTTACACATCTCCTGGCAGACAGATGAGCCAGCAGAACCTCACCAAACAAACGGGCTTATCCAAGAATGGCAGTGGTATCCCAAGAAGTGAATCTGCCTCCAAAGGGCTAAATCAAATGAGTAGTAGTAATGGATCCAATAAAAAAGTAGAACTTTCTAGAATGTCTTCAACAAAGTCAAGTGGAAGTGAATCCGATAGGTCAGAGAGACCTGTATTAGTACGCCAATCAACTTTCATCAAAGAAGCTCCAAGCCCAACCCTAAGGAGAAAACTGGAGGAATCTGCTTCATTTGaatctctttctccatcttccaGACCCGATTCTCCCACACGGTCCCAGGCTCATACTCCAGTTTTAAGTCCTTCCCTTCCTGATATGTCTCTATCTACACATTCGTCTGTTCAGTCTGGTGGATGGCGAAAACTCCCGCCTAACCTCAGTCCCACCATAGAGTATAATGATGGAAGACCAGTAAAGCGCCATGATATAGCACGCTCTCATTCCGAAAGTCCTTCCAGACTTCCCATCAATAGGTCAGGGACCTGGAAACGTGAGCACAGCAAACACTCATCATCACTTCCTCGAGTAAGCACTTGGAGAAGAACTGGAAGTTCATCCTCAATTCTTTCTGCTTCATCAGAATctagtgaaaaggcaaaaagtgagGACGAAAAACAAGTGAACTCTATTTCAGGAAGCAAACAAACTAAAGAAAACCAGGTATCCACAAAAGgaacatggagaaaaataaaagaaagtgaaatttctCCCACAAATACTACTTCTCAGACCACTTCTTCAGGTGCTGCAAATGGTGCTGAATCAAAGACTCTGATTTATCAAATGGCACCTGCTGTTTCTAAAACAGAGGATGTTTGGGTGAGAATTGAGGATTGCCCCATTAACAACCCTAGATCTGGAAGATCTCCAACAGGAAATACTCCCCCTGTGATTGACACTGTTTCAGAAAAGGGAAACCCAAACCCTAAAGATTCAAAAGATAATCAGGGAAAACAAAATGTGAGCAATGGTAGTGCCCCTACACGCACCATGGGTCTGGAAAACCGCCTGAATTCCTTTATTCAGGTAGATCCCCCAGACCAAAAAGGAACGGAGACAAAACCGGGACACAGTAATAACCCTGTCCCTGCATCCGAGACTAGTGAAAGTTCTATAGCTGAGCGTACCCCGTTTAGTTCTAGCAGCTCAAGCAAGCACAGTTCACCAAGTGGGACTGTCGCCGCCAGGGTGAGTCCTTTTAACTACAACCCAAGCCCAAGGAAGAGCAGCACAGACGGCACTTCAGCCCGACCGTCTCAGATCCCAACGCCAGTGAGCAACAACACAAAGAAACGCGACTCAAAACCCGACAGCACGGAACCCAGCGGGACTCAAAGTCCTAAACGCCATTCCGGGTCTTACCTTGTGACATCTGTGTGAAAAGAGCTGGAAGGATGAAACCGAGAATGTGATACGTGTTCCTCACAACTGCTATGTAGAAATTTTGTTTCAAGTGAAActgtaaaagactgaaaaattttGTAAATAGGTTTGATTCTTGTTAGAGGGTTTTTGTTCTGGAAGCCATATTTGATAGTATACTTCGTCTTCACTGGTCATATTTTGGGAGGCACTCTTGATAGTTAGGAAGAAAATGGTAAAGCCAAGTATATTTGTACAGtatgtttttcatgtatttaagTAGCATCCCATCCCAGCATCCTTTAATTATTGCTTGTATTAAAATAACACTACAGATAGAAGATATGATATATTGCTGTTATCAATCATTTCTAGATAATAAACTGACTAAACTTACATCAGGGAGAAATTGGTATTTATGCAAAAAAACATTCTGTTTTAGTCCTTGAGAGTCCATCTAACATCATTATTAATCATGTGGCTGTGAAATTCACAGTAATATGGTTCCCAGTGAACAAGTTTACCCAGCCTGCTTTGCTTTACTGCATGAATGAAAATGATGGTTCAATTTCAGAAGTAATGATTAACAGTTCTGTGGTCACATGATGTGCATATAGATAGCTATAGTGTAACAACTTACACTATTTTGTgcgcaaaacaaaaaaatctgtgtaaCTGTAAAACATTGAATGATACTATTTTACCTGAACATCTGAAAGTAGGTAGAATTTTTGCTATGCTGTAACTTGTTGTATATTCTGGTATTTGAGGTGAGATGGCTGCTCTTTTATTATTGAGACATGAATCGTGTCTCAACAGAAACTAAATGAACATTTCAGAATAAATTATTGCTGTATGTAAACTGTTACTGAAATTGGTATTTGTTTGAAGGGTCTTATTTCACATTTGTATTAATAACTGTCAAAAAGGGCCTCTTTTAAAAGcttatataaattttttcttcaaattctatGCATTTAAGAGTAAACTTCCTCTTACTGTAATAAAAAACAATTGAAGCTGATTGTTGGCATTTAACCATTCCATGCATTGGCACTTAACCATtcctgaaaatttttttaatgtgtgattAGCACTTCCTGTTTagtatttttctgtttactttttttcttactcTGCTGGAGTTGATTTTCTAAATTCATATAATAGCAATGTGAACTGCCTTGCATATGGGCGTTGAACACAATAGGCCCACaaagaacatttcttttttcttaatagaaTTCTGTCCTTGAGAAATTAATTCTTCTGAGGTAGAAGTAGTCTCTTCCAAGCCCGTCTTGGAATGTCACTGTCTTGTCCCTCCTGTTGCTCCTGGGTCTGAAATGAACACCTTTCATCACCTTTTGTGTTACAGCAAAATTTCAGCAGCCAAATACAATCAGTACCTTGCCATGTTCAGAAAATGCTAAGACattcaagagactcttaagaaaCCACTGCCTGTTAATGAAAACTTTGTTTTTGATGAGTAGGGTTGTGGGGTGTGTGTTCAAATGCCCCCTTCCTCACACAGCAAGGAGAGGATCCTCCTTCATGAAGGAAGATAGACTgataagatttatttaaaaagctaATATATCTTTCCAGAATTTGTTCTAAATAATCAGAGAGTAAGGATGATGATAAATGTTCacgtatttattgaataaatgaaattttattttttaatgataaattcaTGCACTCTGCATTTGGGGAagggaaaagatatttaaatatggCAGGACACTGGGGAAAGGTGGTGAGGAGTAAGCATATCTACCTGCTGTCTTTGAAATCACATCATAGAGTTAGTTATCTACCGCTTACCTGTGTTTATTATTTACAggtaaggactttttttttttaagtcatttactAAAATGCCAGTAAATAAGTGCTGTGATTTGAAGAAAGGCATGACTCCAAAGCCCATACTCTTTCTACTGCTCACCTTTGGAATATACCTACATTTAAACTTTCATCAAGTTTTATCTGAGTGAAATCATTGGTAAGTCATAAGACTATTCTGTTTTTCTCAAAGGATGCCTTATCCAGCAGGGATATATGAATAGAGGTCATATTTCTTTCCTGTTTAGtcctgattttcttattttttttagttaCTACTGCATGACAATTTTTATAAACCACTTCAAATACTTTTGTAGAAAAAAATGGGATATAAGTCAATTATAATAAAATTGCCTTTCTCaaggaaggggggaaaaaaaaaaacaaaacagtgctgaaaatgaaaaaaggatgCCCTCTATATCCCAGGAAACTCAGGAATTCCAGTAAGCAGTGCCTACTGGGAGAAGGTACAGTATATATTGCCATTGAGGAAAAGGTTCTGTATGAGACCCTCTAGTTAGAGATAATGGCTCTGAATTAGTAAAGGAGAAAATCTGAGTTCTAATTTTAGAAGTTCAGGGAGTGCTCCCATAACTGATAACAACCCCAATAGCCCCCAGTTTACACTTGTATGTTACAAATGCACACTGAGCCAACACTGGGGGTTAGTTGAGTTGCAACGCCTGTTAAGAAAAGTAGGGCAGTGCCCTGTTATCTTTGCACTGCAGCAGACAGAACCGAGGCAGTGGTTTTCCAACTTGAGTGCATGCAGATCACCAAAAATGTTAAAACACATCCCCATCCTTCCTGACTCTGAGTCAGGCCTGGGAACTAGCAGgcgatgctgatgctgctggtctgggaccATTCAGAGTTACTGCCGTGCGTGACTGCAGTAAAGCTCCTCGAGGGACTGCCTTCAGTTCCAGCTATtcttctcaaccactggactcaGCATCTGAGAGAGTACACCAAGCTGCCCTCTCCTTCAGGCATGAAAAGATGTTAATATTGAGTTACAATCTGATACAGCCCATCTCAACTCCCAATAGTCCACAAGTTTACCAGACATGAATGAACAGGTAATTCTGTATCTGAGGGATTGACTCATATTCCCTTTGGAACAgttatcaaaaaggcaaaatttcagCAAATATCTAATTTGGATTTACAATAATATCAAAAGAGACACACCAAGAACAGGGCAAAGAAGAGAACTTTAAAGAGAGGGAAAATGGACttcagatgaaagaaaaatgtgcCCAGTTGGTATACAAACAACAACTAATGGCAAATGCGGTATTTGAGAATAAACTTTACAAGTTACTTTGCACTGACAGCAAAGTTAATGAGagggaaataatgaaataaaaaataagcccCAAAGAATCCAACTGCATTGTAAGAATAGTCAAAAAACTTTTTTCCCCATAAACTGTGGATTGTTCCCACAAGGTTAATGAACTGAAGGGATGAGTCTTGCTGAAGATGGAAGCTAGTTGCACTGTATCTGAATTCATGTTTTCACAGAAAACATGTTTCTGTGAAACATGTATTCATGTATTCTGTGAAACATGAATTCATGAATACATGTTTCCTTGTATCTAAATAGAAAAAGAACTGAGTgccagaaatgcaaaaagaaaattgCCAAGAGCTGAAGAATACTTGAGTAGTCAGATCATTCACACTtaaccaaacaaaaataatttttcaagagTCACAAGGGTTGAAATagagtatataaattatattttagtttCTAATTCCTTCATATTAATGCTGACTTTCAAATACTACTACATAGTGTTGAAACCTAGGACTTTGACTCCTACAAACTCCAGGTCTTTTTTCTGcccttctcctctcttctgtGGTCTATAAAACTATATTCTGGTTTTTGTTAGACCATCGATCCTTCTTTCAACCtgtatgttttgtgtgtgtataatattgtTCTCGGTGCTAAATACACTTCTGATATTCAGGATAACTCTACAATTGTgactatttgcttattttcttgacATTATGAGgttgttccttttttttaaaagtactcaACCTTTTGCTAGTGAAGGTGACCACTGAATATAAAGCAACATTAGTGAATGTTGCAAAAATTAGCTATTGTTAATAGCTATTGTTGCAGACATTACCTGCCTCACCTACACAACCTTCTGGAATCCTGACATTAGTCTCACTGTTGATCACTGAACCTTGTACTCACTCAGTGTTTCCCCCGGCCATGGCTGTTTCCACCAGAGGGGGTACCTGACCTAGAGGAAACTAGTTACCAAAGACTTGTATggcttgtctttaaaaaaaaaaagattaggtcaattttaaataaaagagtcaTGAAATTTCCGGTTGGAGATTGAGTGCTAGAACTGAAAGATCTTGTAGAGTTAAGACTGAAGGTGCTCTGATTGGCATCATG is part of the Bubalus bubalis isolate 160015118507 breed Murrah chromosome 11, NDDB_SH_1, whole genome shotgun sequence genome and harbors:
- the APC gene encoding adenomatous polyposis coli protein isoform X7, translated to MYTPLCSSAVAALPAPVPPCAVGSRSSGGGRGCVRQERKRPGCVRASVRGASVWQEVLKQLQGSIEDEAMASSGQIDLLERLKELNLDSSNFPGVKLRSKMSLRSYGSREGSVSSRSGECSPVPMGSFPRRGFVNGSRENTGYLEELEKERSLLLADLDKEEKEKDWYYAQLQNLTKRIDSLPLTENFSLQTDMTRRQLEYEARQIRVAMEEQLGTCQDMEKRAQRRITRIQQIEKDILRIRQLLQSQATEAERSSQSKHEAGSHEAERQNEGQGVAEINMATSGSGQGSTTRIDHETASVLSSSSTHSAPRRLTSHLGTKIRAYCETCWEWQEAHEQGMDQDKNPMPAPVEHQICPAVCVLMKLSFDEEHRHAMNELGGLQAIAELLQVDCEMYGLTNDHYSITLRRYAGMALTNLTFGDVANKATLCSMKGCMRALVAQLQSESEDLQQVIASVLRNLSWRADVNSKKTLREVGSVKALMECALEVKKESTLKSVLSALWNLSAHCTENKADICAVDGALAFLVGTLTYRSQTNTLAIIESGGGILRNVSSLIATNEDHRQILRENNCLQTLLQHLKSHSLTIVSNACGTLWNLSARNPKDQEALWDMGAVSMLKNLIHSKHKMIAMGSAAALRNLMANRPAKYKDANIMSPGSSLPSLHVRKQKALEAELDAQHLSETFDNIDNLSPKASHRSKQRHKQNLYGDYVFDTNRHDDNRSENFNTGNMTVLSPYLNTTVLPSSSSSRGSLDSSRSEKDRSLERERGISLGNYHPATENPGTSSKRGLQISTTAAQIAKVMEEVSAIHTSQEDRSSGSTTELHCGTDERNALRRSSTTHTHANTYNFTKSENSNRTCPIPYAKVEYKRSSNDSLNSVSSSDGYGKRGQMKPSIESYSEDDESKFCSYGQYPADLAHKIHSANHMDDNDGELDTPINYSLKYSDEQLNSGRQSPSQNERWARPKHILEDEIKPNEQRQSRSQSTAYPVYPESTDDKHLKFQPHFGQQECVSPYRSRAANGSETNRVGSNHGISQNVNQSLCQEDDYEDDKPTNYSERYSEEGQHEEEERPTNYSIKYSEEKHHVDQPIDYSLKYTTDISSSQKPAFSFSKNSSGQSTKTEHISSSSENTSTTSSNAKRQNQLHPSSAQSRSGQTPKATSSSCKVPSINQETIQTYCVEDTPICFSRCSSLSSLSSAEDEVGCDQTTQEAESANTLQIAEIKDNSGPRSNEDSVSKVPAGSQHIRTKSSRLQASGLSSESARHKAVEFSSGAKSPSKSGAQTPKSPPEHYVQETPLMFSRCTSVSSLDSFESRSIASSVQSEPCSGMVSGIISPSDLPDSPGQTMPPSRSKTPPPPPPPPPQTVQTKQEVPKNKAPSAEKRESGPKQAAVNAAVQRVQVLPEADTLLHFATESTPDGFSCSSSLSALSLDEPFIQKDVELRIMPPVQENDNGNETESEQPEESNENQEKEAEKPTDSEKDLLDESDDDDIEILEECIISAMPTKSSRKAKKPAQTTSKLPPPVARKPSQLPVYKLLPSQNRLQAQKHVSFTQGDDMPRVYCVEGTPINFSTATSLSDLTIESPPNELAAGEGVRAGAQSSEFEKRDTIPTEGRSTDEAQRGKASSVTVPELDDNKTEEGDILAECINSAMPKGKSHKPFRVKKIMDQVQQASMSSSGINKNQLDGKTKKPTSPVKPIPQNTEYRTRVRKNTDSKNNLNAERNFSENKDSKKQHLKNNSKDFNDKLPNNEDRVRGSFTFDSPHHYTPIEGTPYCFSRNDSLSSLDFDDDDVDLSREKAELRKGKENKESEAKVTNHTELTSNQQSASKTPAVTKQPINRGQSKPMLQKQSTFPQSSKDIPDRGAATDEKLQNFAIENTPVCFSRNSSLSSLSDIDQENNNNKENEPIKETEPPASQGEPGKPQASGYAPKSFHVEDTPVCFSRNSSLSSLSIDSEDDLLQECISSAMPKKKKPSRLKPDNEKHSPRNMGGILAEDLTLDLKDIQRPDSEHGLSPDSENFDWKAIQEGANSIVSSLHQAAAAACLSRQASSDSDSILSLKSGISLGSPFHLTPDQEEKPFTSNKGPRILKPGEKSTLETKKIESENKGIKGGKKVYKSLITGKVRSNSEISSQMKQPLQTNMPSISRGRTMIHIPGVRNSSSSTSPVSKKGPPLKTPASKSPSEGQPATTSPRGTKPSVKSELSPVTRQASQTVGSNKAPSRSGSRDSTPSRPAQQPLSRPMQSPGRNSISPGRNGISPPNKLSQLPRTSSPSTASTKSSGSGKMSYTSPGRQMSQQNLTKQTGLSKNGSGIPRSESASKGLNQMSSSNGSNKKVELSRMSSTKSSGSESDRSERPVLVRQSTFIKEAPSPTLRRKLEESASFESLSPSSRPDSPTRSQAHTPVLSPSLPDMSLSTHSSVQSGGWRKLPPNLSPTIEYNDGRPVKRHDIARSHSESPSRLPINRSGTWKREHSKHSSSLPRVSTWRRTGSSSSILSASSESSEKAKSEDEKQVNSISGSKQTKENQVSTKGTWRKIKESEISPTNTTSQTTSSGAANGAESKTLIYQMAPAVSKTEDVWVRIEDCPINNPRSGRSPTGNTPPVIDTVSEKGNPNPKDSKDNQGKQNVSNGSAPTRTMGLENRLNSFIQVDPPDQKGTETKPGHSNNPVPASETSESSIAERTPFSSSSSSKHSSPSGTVAARVSPFNYNPSPRKSSTDGTSARPSQIPTPVSNNTKKRDSKPDSTEPSGTQSPKRHSGSYLVTSV